One window of the Archangium primigenium genome contains the following:
- a CDS encoding type IV pilus twitching motility protein PilT, producing MELNEILQIALRGGASDIHLKAGLPPMFRVDGSLMPLKDGKRLPPEEVARMAFGIMNEFQKEKFKQSNEVDLAYGVPGLGRFRVNVFQQRGTVGAVLRVIPFKVMTIKDLLLPPVLEKICLEERGLVLVTGTTGSGKSTTLAGMIDHINATETSHIMTIEDPIEFLIRDKRSIVNQREVGVDTMSFAQALKSALRQDPDVILVGEMRDHETIETALSAAETGHLVMSTLHTLDATETINRIVSAFPPFQQKQVRIQLASVLKAVVSQRLVPRADGKGRVAAVEVLRCTSRVKELIEDKDRTKEISDAISQGSDSYGMQTFDQSLMSLVKQGLVTYEEAHRQSSNPDDFALRFSGISATSDSKWDNFEGGGDRPIPGSASFGQQNQPAPAPAPVAPPRPLTGSRTAVPAVQGSPASRPAIPVAGSRPAIPAVQGAPQAAGSRTAIPTVQGTPSRPMPAPAPAPAPAPAADDDFQIERF from the coding sequence ATGGAACTCAACGAAATCCTTCAGATCGCTCTGCGCGGTGGTGCCTCCGACATCCATCTCAAGGCGGGCCTGCCGCCCATGTTCCGTGTCGATGGCTCGCTGATGCCCCTCAAGGACGGCAAGCGTCTGCCTCCCGAGGAGGTGGCGCGCATGGCCTTCGGGATCATGAACGAGTTCCAGAAGGAGAAGTTCAAGCAGAGCAACGAGGTGGACCTGGCGTACGGAGTTCCCGGCCTGGGCCGCTTCCGCGTCAACGTCTTCCAGCAGCGCGGCACCGTGGGCGCGGTCCTGCGTGTCATCCCCTTCAAGGTGATGACCATCAAGGATCTGCTGCTGCCTCCCGTGCTGGAGAAGATCTGCCTGGAGGAGCGCGGGCTCGTCCTCGTGACGGGCACCACGGGCTCGGGCAAGAGCACCACGCTCGCGGGGATGATCGATCACATCAACGCGACCGAGACCAGCCACATCATGACGATCGAGGACCCCATCGAGTTCCTCATCCGGGACAAGCGCTCGATCGTCAACCAGCGCGAGGTGGGCGTGGACACCATGTCCTTCGCCCAGGCGCTCAAGAGCGCGCTGCGCCAGGATCCCGACGTCATCCTCGTGGGCGAAATGCGTGACCACGAGACGATCGAGACGGCGCTCTCGGCGGCGGAGACGGGCCACCTGGTGATGTCCACGCTGCACACGCTGGACGCCACGGAGACCATCAACCGCATCGTGTCCGCCTTCCCGCCCTTCCAGCAGAAGCAGGTGCGCATCCAGCTGGCGAGCGTGCTCAAGGCGGTGGTGAGCCAGCGTCTGGTGCCGCGCGCGGACGGCAAGGGCCGCGTGGCCGCCGTGGAGGTGCTGCGCTGCACCTCGCGCGTCAAGGAGCTCATCGAGGACAAGGACCGCACCAAGGAGATCTCCGACGCCATCTCCCAGGGCTCGGACAGCTACGGGATGCAGACCTTCGACCAGTCGTTGATGTCGCTGGTGAAGCAGGGGCTCGTCACCTACGAGGAGGCCCACCGCCAGTCGAGCAACCCGGACGACTTCGCGCTGCGCTTCTCCGGCATCAGCGCCACCTCGGACTCGAAGTGGGACAACTTCGAGGGCGGGGGCGATCGCCCCATTCCGGGCTCGGCGTCCTTCGGCCAGCAGAACCAGCCCGCGCCGGCGCCGGCCCCCGTGGCGCCTCCCCGGCCCCTCACCGGCTCGCGCACGGCCGTGCCCGCGGTGCAGGGCAGCCCCGCGTCGCGCCCGGCCATCCCCGTCGCGGGCTCGCGTCCGGCCATCCCCGCGGTGCAGGGCGCGCCCCAGGCGGCGGGCTCCCGGACGGCCATTCCCACCGTCCAGGGCACCCCCTCGCGCCCCATGCCCGCGCCGGCCCCCGCGCCCGCGCCCGCTCCGGCCGCGGACGACGACTTCCAGATCGAGCGCTTCTAG
- the selD gene encoding selenide, water dikinase SelD, whose translation MSESKSQRRLTELANCAGCAAKLRAADLSQVLRQLKPSKSAKALVGFNTHDDAAVYKVAPGLAMVSTVDFFPPLVDDPFQFGAIAAANALSDIYAMGARPLFALNLVSFPKDRPLEELSRILAGGQSKADEAGIPILGGHSIQDEEPKYGLAVTGSVHPKKVLTNAGAKPGDVLLLTKPLGTGIATTAIKRGLASQELTERVVAQMATLNRRPGEVFASGKFKVNALTDVTGFGLLGHLLEMMTAAKTRGFLDLERIPILAEVPALAQQGVVPGGTKSNLEHVSKKVRFPKGLPEDIQWVLADAQTNGGLLASVPARDAAKAYRALERAQVDVAIIGEVGPGRVGVEVVG comes from the coding sequence GTGTCGGAGTCAAAGAGCCAGCGTCGGCTGACGGAGCTGGCCAATTGCGCGGGGTGCGCGGCCAAGCTGCGCGCCGCGGACCTCTCCCAGGTGTTGCGCCAGTTGAAGCCCTCGAAGAGCGCCAAGGCGCTCGTGGGCTTCAACACCCACGACGACGCCGCCGTGTACAAGGTGGCGCCGGGCCTGGCCATGGTGAGCACGGTGGACTTCTTCCCACCGCTCGTGGACGACCCGTTCCAGTTCGGCGCCATCGCGGCGGCCAACGCGCTGTCGGACATCTACGCCATGGGGGCCAGGCCCCTCTTCGCGCTCAACCTGGTGTCCTTCCCCAAGGATCGGCCGCTCGAGGAGCTGTCGCGCATCCTCGCGGGCGGGCAGTCCAAGGCGGACGAGGCGGGCATCCCCATCCTCGGCGGTCACTCCATCCAGGACGAGGAGCCCAAGTACGGCCTCGCGGTGACGGGCAGCGTGCACCCGAAGAAGGTGCTCACCAACGCGGGCGCGAAGCCCGGGGACGTGCTGCTGCTCACCAAGCCCCTGGGCACGGGCATCGCCACCACGGCCATCAAGCGCGGGCTCGCCTCCCAGGAACTCACCGAGCGCGTGGTGGCGCAGATGGCCACGCTCAACCGGCGGCCCGGCGAGGTGTTCGCCTCGGGCAAGTTCAAGGTGAACGCCCTCACGGACGTGACGGGCTTCGGTCTGCTCGGCCACCTGCTGGAGATGATGACGGCCGCCAAGACCCGGGGCTTCCTGGACCTGGAGCGCATCCCCATCCTCGCGGAGGTGCCCGCGCTGGCGCAGCAGGGCGTGGTGCCGGGCGGCACGAAGTCCAACCTGGAGCACGTCTCCAAGAAGGTGCGCTTCCCCAAGGGCCTGCCCGAGGACATCCAGTGGGTGCTCGCGGATGCCCAGACCAACGGCGGCCTGCTGGCGTCGGTGCCCGCGCGGGACGCGGCCAAGGCCTACCGGGCGCTGGAGCGGGCCCAGGTGGACGTGGCCATCATCGGCGAGGTGGGCCCGGGCCGTGTCGGCGTCGAGGTGGTGGGGTAG
- a CDS encoding DUF4388 domain-containing protein, whose amino-acid sequence MSTPSPAKAFALKFISGKYQGGEFPLKAEKQIVIGRSSELDMVLVEDMVSRKHARIMVNGTGQISIEDLGSTNGTFVNGEKVKQSTLKEGDRILIGTSILKLILQGAGAGEVDEVVAKQRLEEAAVQAARTSTKASSMTGKIEEIPLPDLLQLFHTSKKNGVLVVTNEQEGKIYLRQGRVYYAVIDENHNLGPQKSFNRIITWEQGDFELRPADPQEFMVEMDSSTEALLMDALRQLDEYKRIQKDLPSMSARLSLAAPMTAPLRELSPELLDMLQVVHNHGSLAEVLNHSEQDDVVAAEAVLQLIKRDYVRAG is encoded by the coding sequence GTGAGCACTCCGAGTCCGGCGAAGGCATTCGCGCTCAAGTTCATCTCCGGCAAGTACCAGGGCGGTGAGTTCCCGCTGAAGGCCGAGAAGCAGATCGTCATTGGCCGCTCCAGCGAGCTCGACATGGTGCTCGTGGAGGACATGGTGTCGCGCAAGCACGCGCGCATCATGGTGAATGGCACTGGTCAGATCTCCATCGAGGACCTGGGCTCCACCAACGGCACCTTCGTCAACGGCGAGAAGGTCAAGCAGTCGACCCTGAAGGAGGGCGACCGCATCCTCATCGGCACGTCCATCCTCAAGCTCATCCTCCAGGGGGCGGGCGCGGGTGAGGTCGACGAGGTCGTCGCCAAGCAGCGGCTGGAGGAGGCCGCGGTCCAGGCGGCGCGCACCTCGACGAAGGCCTCGTCCATGACGGGCAAGATCGAGGAGATTCCCCTGCCGGACCTGCTCCAGCTCTTCCACACGTCCAAGAAGAACGGCGTGCTGGTGGTGACCAACGAGCAGGAAGGCAAGATCTACCTGCGCCAGGGCCGCGTGTACTACGCGGTCATCGACGAGAACCACAACCTCGGCCCCCAGAAGAGCTTCAACCGCATCATCACCTGGGAGCAGGGCGACTTCGAACTGCGGCCGGCCGATCCCCAGGAGTTCATGGTGGAGATGGACTCGTCCACCGAGGCGCTCCTCATGGACGCGCTGCGCCAGCTGGACGAGTACAAGCGCATCCAGAAGGATCTGCCCTCCATGAGCGCCCGGCTGTCGCTGGCCGCGCCCATGACGGCGCCCCTGCGCGAGCTGTCGCCGGAGCTGCTCGACATGCTGCAGGTCGTGCACAACCATGGCTCGCTGGCCGAGGTGCTCAACCACTCCGAGCAGGACGACGTGGTGGCGGCCGAGGCGGTGTTGCAGCTCATCAAGCGCGACTACGTGCGCGCCGGCTGA
- the rplM gene encoding 50S ribosomal protein L13: MSQRTYSAKPADIQRQWHVIDLKDKVLGRAASQIATLLKGKHKPMYTPSIDTGDHVIVINADKVRVTGTKEQDKMYYRHPRAGFPGALKSTNLAKLRARHPEDVITNAVRRMLPRNALGRQMMTKLKVYAGDTHPHTAQQPVAREVEA, translated from the coding sequence ATGTCGCAGCGGACCTACAGTGCGAAGCCGGCGGATATCCAGCGCCAGTGGCACGTGATCGATCTGAAGGACAAGGTGCTCGGTCGCGCCGCCAGCCAGATCGCCACCCTCCTCAAGGGCAAGCACAAGCCGATGTACACCCCGTCGATCGACACGGGCGACCACGTCATCGTGATCAACGCCGACAAGGTGCGCGTCACGGGTACGAAGGAGCAGGACAAGATGTACTACCGGCACCCGCGTGCCGGTTTCCCGGGTGCCCTCAAGAGCACCAACCTGGCCAAGCTGCGGGCGCGTCACCCCGAGGACGTCATCACCAACGCCGTGCGCCGCATGCTGCCGCGCAACGCGCTGGGCCGTCAGATGATGACCAAGCTCAAGGTCTACGCCGGCGACACGCACCCGCACACCGCGCAGCAGCCGGTGGCCCGCGAAGTCGAAGCGTAA
- a CDS encoding caib/baif family protein, whose translation MKGASVAKDKAVRTSVPDAREEAQAREEVAAMSKREFMEQYQQLARSYTADPGNPGSYACEGCERCANCMFCRDCDSCYQCTHCTRCELCNNCSHCVDCKQCHHCAYCVQSENCTGSAYVVLCRNLSDCNYCFGCVGLSKKDFHILNVPFPRTEYFKQVKRLRAEMGI comes from the coding sequence ATGAAAGGAGCATCCGTGGCGAAGGACAAAGCGGTGCGCACGAGCGTGCCGGACGCGCGCGAGGAGGCGCAGGCGCGCGAGGAAGTGGCCGCCATGAGCAAACGCGAGTTCATGGAGCAGTACCAGCAGCTCGCCCGCTCCTACACGGCGGATCCCGGCAACCCGGGCTCCTACGCGTGCGAGGGCTGCGAGCGGTGCGCCAACTGCATGTTCTGCCGCGACTGCGACAGCTGCTACCAGTGCACCCACTGCACCCGCTGCGAGCTGTGCAACAACTGCTCGCACTGCGTGGACTGCAAGCAGTGCCACCACTGCGCCTACTGCGTGCAGAGCGAGAACTGCACCGGCAGCGCCTACGTGGTGCTCTGCCGCAACCTGTCCGACTGCAACTACTGCTTCGGGTGCGTGGGCCTGTCCAAGAAGGACTTCCACATCCTCAACGTGCCCTTCCCCCGCACGGAGTACTTCAAGCAGGTCAAGCGGCTGCGCGCGGAGATGGGCATCTAG
- a CDS encoding ATP-dependent helicase, with the protein MDLSKLNPPQREAVVTTEGPLLVLAGAGSGKTRVITHRIVHLLDKRPNGLLARNILAVTFTNKAAEEMKERLVHMAGPRAQNVLVCTFHAFGAEMLREDIYRLGWPKKFSIADQGDQAAIIKRAMRERRIDDREFDPRKVLGLISKAKNAGKTPEPLGEGLGDDYDLIAHMVYEAYQLSLKAQGSVDFDDLLILPTRLLREHEDLRQKYTARFRYLLVDEFQDTNQAQLNLLKLLASGETRNVCAVGDDDQCIYSWRGAEVRNILSYDSYFPGGKEVRLEQNYRSTQTVLDAANAVIGKNPERKAKQMWSERKGGERLRVVSAPTEEDEARYVAQEISRLVAEGVPMDEIAVLYRVNGQAHPVEEALREKNLRYEVLSGSEFFDRREVKDVVAYFKLIANPRDETSLLRIINVPARGIGDVTMERLVAHARRDSVSLWGAMERSEGYADLPAGAALKVREFQRLVERYRETYEHGNLAQVTRQLLEEIGYKDDAKSLTSSQASAERKLASIDFVINSLENFEKREGPKASLLTYLNRLSLDTRQEEEVPGANKAITLMTIHASKGLEYRVVFFIGMEEELMPHKGMQGEAQNLEEERRLCYVGITRAKERLYLTRSAMRVKRGKEVPRTPSRFLEDIPPELVEVVDLDAPRKGPPTEQEQNFFANLKARFKAPQAGGGATGAGPSAPGPTRAVR; encoded by the coding sequence ATGGACCTCTCGAAGCTCAATCCCCCGCAGCGTGAAGCCGTGGTCACCACCGAGGGTCCGCTCCTGGTGCTGGCCGGAGCGGGCAGTGGCAAGACCCGCGTCATCACCCACCGCATCGTGCACCTGCTGGACAAGCGGCCCAACGGCCTGCTGGCCCGCAACATCCTGGCGGTGACGTTCACGAACAAGGCCGCCGAGGAGATGAAGGAGCGCCTGGTCCACATGGCGGGGCCCCGGGCGCAGAACGTGCTGGTGTGCACCTTCCACGCCTTTGGCGCGGAGATGCTGCGCGAGGACATCTACCGGCTGGGCTGGCCCAAGAAGTTCTCCATCGCGGACCAGGGCGATCAGGCGGCCATCATCAAGCGCGCCATGCGCGAGCGGCGCATCGACGACCGGGAGTTCGATCCGCGCAAGGTGCTCGGGCTCATCTCCAAGGCGAAGAACGCGGGCAAGACGCCCGAGCCGCTCGGCGAGGGGCTGGGGGACGACTACGATCTCATCGCCCACATGGTCTACGAGGCCTACCAGCTGTCGCTCAAGGCGCAGGGCTCGGTGGACTTCGACGACCTGCTCATCCTGCCGACGCGCCTTCTGCGCGAGCACGAGGACCTGCGGCAGAAGTACACCGCGCGCTTCCGCTACCTGCTGGTGGACGAGTTCCAGGACACCAACCAGGCGCAGCTCAACCTGCTCAAGCTCCTGGCCAGTGGCGAGACGCGCAACGTGTGCGCCGTGGGCGACGACGACCAGTGCATCTACAGCTGGCGAGGCGCCGAGGTGCGCAACATCCTGAGCTACGACAGCTACTTCCCGGGCGGCAAGGAAGTGCGGCTCGAGCAGAACTACCGCTCCACCCAGACGGTGCTGGACGCGGCCAACGCCGTCATCGGCAAGAACCCCGAGCGCAAGGCCAAGCAGATGTGGAGCGAGCGCAAGGGGGGCGAGCGCCTGCGGGTGGTGTCGGCGCCCACCGAGGAGGACGAGGCGCGCTACGTGGCGCAGGAGATCTCCCGGCTGGTGGCCGAGGGCGTGCCCATGGACGAGATCGCGGTGCTCTACCGCGTCAACGGCCAGGCGCACCCGGTGGAGGAGGCGCTGCGCGAGAAGAACCTGCGCTACGAGGTGCTCTCGGGCAGCGAGTTCTTCGACCGGCGCGAGGTCAAGGACGTCGTCGCCTACTTCAAGCTCATCGCCAACCCGCGGGACGAGACGTCGCTCCTGCGCATCATCAACGTGCCGGCGCGGGGCATCGGTGACGTCACCATGGAGCGGCTGGTGGCGCACGCGCGGCGCGACAGCGTGTCGCTCTGGGGCGCCATGGAGCGCTCGGAGGGCTACGCCGACCTGCCGGCCGGGGCGGCCCTCAAGGTGCGCGAGTTCCAGCGGCTCGTCGAGCGCTACCGGGAGACCTACGAGCACGGCAACCTGGCCCAGGTGACGCGCCAGCTCCTCGAGGAGATTGGCTACAAGGACGACGCCAAGTCCCTGACGAGCTCGCAGGCGAGCGCCGAGCGCAAGCTGGCCTCCATCGACTTCGTCATCAACTCGCTGGAGAACTTCGAGAAGCGCGAGGGGCCCAAGGCGAGCCTGCTCACCTACCTCAACCGCCTGAGCCTCGACACCCGCCAGGAGGAGGAGGTCCCCGGCGCCAACAAGGCCATCACCCTGATGACGATCCACGCCTCCAAGGGCCTGGAGTACCGGGTGGTCTTCTTCATCGGCATGGAAGAGGAGCTCATGCCCCACAAGGGCATGCAGGGCGAGGCGCAGAACCTCGAGGAGGAGCGCCGGCTCTGCTACGTGGGCATCACCCGCGCCAAGGAGCGGCTCTACCTCACGCGCTCCGCCATGCGCGTCAAGCGGGGCAAGGAGGTGCCGCGCACCCCGTCCCGCTTCCTGGAGGACATCCCCCCGGAGCTGGTCGAGGTGGTGGACCTTGACGCACCGCGCAAGGGGCCGCCCACCGAGCAGGAGCAGAACTTCTTCGCCAACCTGAAAGCACGCTTCAAGGCCCCCCAGGCGGGCGGGGGCGCCACGGGGGCCGGCCCCTCGGCCCCGGGACCCACTCGGGCGGTGCGCTAG
- a CDS encoding RsmD family RNA methyltransferase: protein MSPPRSSSSSGLPLVRVSLKGAKSLRRGNPWVYRTELLELPDTQERGAVVSVVDPQGNPVGQAFYAQHSPLALRLLTRKGHAEEKVDEAFLRQRLEWALARRAPLRPRDGLRLVHGEADLLPGLFVDRYGSGLSVQTLSEGMDARKEWVARTLAQLTGATHVVCRDDASGRDFEGLPREARLLHGEGEARFGYHEGENLFEVNLLGDMKTGAFLDQVDNHLRAGELARGAALDLFSYHGGFALALSRACDSVVAVEQDATAATRARENAARNGRTNVTVENANAFDVLRRYSESSQRFDTVVVDPPGLAKRREGLATALRAYHELNLRAIKCLRPEGLLVTCSCSGKLGREEFEEMVLSAAADAKRPVQILERRGAGLDHPVLGGLPETEYLKAFFIRVL from the coding sequence GTGAGCCCGCCCCGCTCGTCGTCGTCGTCCGGGCTGCCCCTCGTCCGGGTGAGCCTCAAGGGCGCCAAGTCCCTGCGTCGGGGCAACCCCTGGGTGTACCGCACCGAGCTGCTGGAGCTGCCCGACACGCAGGAGCGGGGCGCCGTGGTGTCGGTGGTGGACCCCCAGGGAAACCCCGTGGGCCAGGCCTTCTACGCGCAGCACTCGCCGCTCGCGCTGCGGCTGCTCACGCGCAAGGGGCACGCCGAGGAGAAGGTGGACGAGGCCTTCCTGCGCCAGCGCCTGGAGTGGGCGCTCGCGCGGCGCGCGCCCCTGCGCCCGCGCGACGGCCTGCGGCTGGTGCACGGCGAGGCGGACCTCCTGCCGGGCCTCTTCGTGGACCGGTATGGGTCGGGCCTGTCGGTGCAGACGCTCTCCGAGGGCATGGACGCGCGCAAGGAGTGGGTGGCGCGCACGCTGGCGCAGCTCACCGGCGCCACGCACGTGGTGTGCCGGGACGACGCGTCGGGCCGGGACTTCGAGGGCCTGCCGCGCGAGGCGCGGCTGCTGCACGGGGAGGGGGAGGCGCGCTTCGGCTACCACGAGGGGGAGAACCTCTTCGAGGTGAACCTCCTGGGCGACATGAAGACGGGCGCGTTCCTGGATCAGGTGGACAACCACCTGCGCGCGGGCGAGCTCGCGCGGGGCGCGGCGCTGGACCTGTTCAGCTACCACGGCGGGTTCGCGCTCGCGCTCAGCCGCGCGTGTGACTCGGTGGTGGCGGTGGAGCAGGACGCCACGGCCGCCACCCGGGCCCGGGAGAACGCCGCGCGCAACGGGCGCACCAACGTGACGGTGGAGAACGCCAACGCCTTCGACGTGCTGCGCCGCTACTCGGAGTCCAGCCAGCGCTTCGACACGGTGGTGGTGGATCCGCCAGGGCTCGCCAAGCGGCGCGAGGGCCTGGCCACCGCGCTGCGCGCCTACCACGAGCTCAACCTCCGGGCCATCAAGTGCCTGCGTCCCGAGGGGCTGCTCGTCACCTGCTCGTGCTCGGGCAAGCTCGGCCGCGAGGAGTTCGAGGAGATGGTGCTGTCGGCCGCCGCGGATGCCAAGCGGCCGGTGCAGATCCTGGAGCGCCGGGGCGCGGGGTTGGATCACCCGGTGCTCGGCGGCCTGCCGGAGACCGAGTACCTCAAGGCGTTCTTCATCCGCGTCCTGTAG
- the rpsI gene encoding 30S ribosomal protein S9 — translation MATATEKGFYGTGRRKEATARVWIRPGTGVVIINGRDINVYFGRETSKMVLNQPLEVLEQKGKIDIEVNVRGGGLSGQAGAIRHGLARALCNYNPDFRPSLKKAGFLTRDARAVERKKYGQPGARRRFQFSKR, via the coding sequence ATGGCTACCGCCACCGAGAAGGGCTTTTATGGCACGGGCCGCCGCAAGGAGGCCACCGCGCGCGTGTGGATCCGCCCGGGCACCGGCGTTGTGATCATCAACGGCCGTGACATCAACGTGTACTTCGGCCGCGAGACCTCCAAGATGGTGCTCAACCAGCCCCTGGAAGTGCTCGAGCAGAAGGGCAAGATCGACATCGAGGTCAACGTGCGCGGCGGAGGTCTGAGTGGTCAGGCCGGCGCCATCCGCCACGGCCTCGCCCGCGCGCTGTGCAACTACAACCCGGACTTCCGTCCGTCGCTCAAGAAGGCCGGCTTCCTCACCCGGGATGCCCGCGCCGTCGAGCGCAAGAAGTACGGTCAGCCGGGCGCGCGTCGCCGGTTCCAGTTCTCCAAGCGCTAA
- a CDS encoding outer membrane protein assembly factor BamD yields the protein MRLLRAVCLSAVLSTVPGCAALNSSQAGEPDYAAAADQNIRLGDEALERKDFLQAEKYYEHVRTKFPYLEAANEAELKLGDLNFAQERYPEAREKFQTFIKLHPTHPKVDYAAYRAALTHFADVPSDFFLLPPATEKDQTEVLAALVALGDFVRQYPRSQYLPEAKENLEKTRLRLAEHELYVASFYARRERWKAVVQRLEGLLKDYPGTALEEKALFQLHEAYVRLQDTAQARKTLERVLERLPGTPAAERAQKMMGS from the coding sequence ATGCGTCTTCTTCGAGCCGTCTGCCTGTCCGCCGTCCTGAGCACCGTCCCTGGCTGCGCCGCCCTCAACTCCAGTCAGGCGGGGGAACCCGACTACGCCGCCGCGGCGGATCAGAACATCCGCCTGGGCGATGAGGCCCTGGAGCGCAAGGACTTCCTCCAGGCGGAGAAGTACTACGAGCACGTGCGCACCAAGTTCCCCTACCTGGAGGCCGCCAACGAGGCGGAGCTCAAGCTGGGAGACCTCAACTTCGCCCAGGAGCGCTACCCCGAGGCGCGCGAGAAGTTCCAGACCTTCATCAAGCTGCACCCCACCCACCCCAAGGTGGACTACGCCGCCTACCGCGCGGCCCTCACGCACTTCGCCGACGTCCCCTCCGACTTCTTCCTGCTGCCCCCCGCCACGGAGAAGGATCAGACCGAGGTGCTCGCGGCGCTCGTGGCGCTCGGCGACTTCGTGCGCCAGTACCCGCGCTCGCAGTACCTGCCCGAGGCGAAGGAGAACCTGGAGAAGACGCGCCTGCGGCTGGCCGAGCACGAGCTGTACGTGGCGTCCTTCTACGCCAGGCGCGAGCGCTGGAAGGCCGTGGTGCAGCGCCTGGAGGGCCTGCTCAAGGACTACCCGGGCACGGCCCTGGAGGAGAAGGCCCTGTTCCAGCTCCATGAGGCCTATGTGCGCCTCCAGGACACCGCCCAGGCGCGCAAGACGCTGGAGCGCGTCCTCGAGCGTCTGCCGGGGACCCCCGCCGCCGAGCGGGCCCAGAAGATGATGGGCTCGTGA
- a CDS encoding metallopeptidase family protein: MAPPVAEAPPVAAAALPAPPVPPALSLCEPRGQTPLDAASRYLDEGRAQDGLACAAQASALAPSEAAAHAMRGEALAALERTAEAQVAYARALALDPDAPEALLGAAHLYAVQLPSSREHDELGSLYAERGLALAGLEPGWRERFALLASIAFNDLGRSGEALQRARLVLQHQPTDAEASYEEALALFELCEFAKARVAFSRLTGDEVRGGLAHHHLGLLLEREGKWAQARVHFDKARALSPEEFPAPPTPSEAEFREEVARAVAALPEDMRRDLTGVPVRAEELPAQDDLLSGEPPLSPTILGLFRGPSLREACDGRETPCRSVALYRLNLARAVRTREELREQIKVTLLHEVGHLRGEDDQELAARGLE, translated from the coding sequence GTGGCGCCGCCCGTGGCCGAGGCCCCGCCCGTCGCGGCCGCCGCGCTCCCCGCACCGCCCGTGCCTCCCGCCTTGTCGCTCTGCGAGCCGCGGGGCCAGACGCCGCTCGACGCGGCCTCGCGCTACCTGGACGAGGGCCGGGCCCAGGACGGGCTCGCGTGTGCCGCCCAGGCCTCCGCCCTGGCGCCGAGCGAGGCGGCCGCCCATGCGATGCGCGGGGAGGCCCTGGCCGCGCTCGAGCGCACGGCGGAGGCGCAGGTGGCCTATGCGCGGGCCCTGGCGCTCGATCCCGACGCGCCGGAGGCCCTGCTGGGCGCGGCGCACCTCTATGCCGTGCAGCTGCCCTCCAGCCGCGAGCACGACGAGTTGGGCTCGCTCTACGCCGAGCGGGGGCTGGCCCTGGCGGGCCTGGAGCCGGGGTGGCGCGAGCGCTTCGCGCTGCTGGCCTCCATCGCCTTCAATGACCTGGGGCGCTCGGGCGAGGCGCTCCAGCGGGCCCGCCTGGTGCTCCAGCACCAGCCGACCGACGCGGAGGCGTCCTACGAGGAGGCCCTGGCCCTGTTCGAGCTGTGCGAGTTCGCCAAGGCGCGCGTGGCCTTCTCCCGGCTGACGGGGGACGAGGTGCGGGGGGGCCTGGCGCACCATCACCTCGGGCTGCTGCTCGAGCGCGAGGGGAAGTGGGCGCAGGCGCGGGTGCACTTCGACAAGGCGCGGGCGCTCTCCCCCGAGGAGTTCCCGGCCCCGCCCACGCCCTCCGAGGCGGAGTTCCGCGAGGAGGTGGCCCGGGCGGTGGCCGCGCTGCCCGAGGACATGCGTCGGGACCTGACGGGGGTGCCGGTGCGGGCCGAGGAGCTGCCCGCCCAGGACGACCTGCTGTCGGGCGAGCCGCCGCTCTCTCCCACCATCCTGGGCCTTTTTCGCGGCCCCTCGTTGCGCGAGGCATGTGATGGTAGGGAGACGCCCTGTCGTTCGGTGGCGCTCTATCGGCTCAACCTCGCCCGCGCGGTGCGCACTCGGGAGGAATTACGGGAACAAATCAAGGTGACGCTGCTTCACGAGGTGGGACACCTCCGGGGCGAGGACGACCAGGAGCTGGCCGCCCGGGGCCTGGAGTGA
- a CDS encoding regulatory protein RecX yields MDSEDPTAEDVERATNLCVKWLAQRGRSRHELHAALERKGFTEPVCERALARVAELGYLDDTRFARNQAELLLGRGRHGPRAVEERLLAHGLSPEAVSDAVASVSGELGFDPERAARQVLAQRGFAERVLPPKERARAARLLFSRGFSEELIHRLLGDATLEPSGPDD; encoded by the coding sequence ATGGACTCCGAGGACCCCACCGCCGAGGACGTCGAGCGAGCGACGAACCTGTGTGTCAAATGGCTCGCCCAGCGGGGGCGCAGCCGGCACGAGCTGCACGCGGCGCTCGAGCGCAAGGGCTTCACCGAGCCGGTGTGTGAGCGGGCCCTGGCCCGGGTGGCGGAGCTGGGCTACCTGGACGACACGCGCTTCGCCCGGAACCAGGCGGAACTCCTGTTGGGCCGGGGCCGGCATGGCCCCCGGGCCGTCGAGGAGCGGTTGCTCGCCCATGGCCTGAGCCCGGAGGCGGTGAGCGACGCGGTGGCCTCGGTGAGCGGCGAGCTGGGCTTCGACCCCGAGCGGGCGGCGCGTCAGGTGCTGGCGCAAAGGGGCTTCGCCGAGCGGGTGCTCCCTCCGAAGGAGCGCGCCCGGGCCGCACGGCTCCTGTTCAGCCGGGGCTTCTCCGAGGAGCTCATCCACCGCCTGCTGGGCGACGCGACGCTGGAACCTTCGGGTCCAGACGACTAG